One part of the Arvicanthis niloticus isolate mArvNil1 chromosome 15, mArvNil1.pat.X, whole genome shotgun sequence genome encodes these proteins:
- the Fam133b gene encoding protein FAM133B isoform X1 produces MGKRDNRVAYMNPIAMARSRGPIQSSGPTIQDYLNRPRPTWEEVKEQLEKKKKGSKALAEFEEKMNENWKKELEKHREKLLSGNESSSKKRQKKKKEKKKSGRYSSSSSSSSDSSSSSSDSEDEDKKQTKRRKKKKSRCHKSPETSASDSDSDSKDGSKKKKKSKEVTEREKDTKGLSKKRKMYEDKPLSSESLSESDCGEVQAKKKKSGEERERTTARQSQKEKEA; encoded by the exons GCCTACATGAATCCAATAGCGATGGCTCGGTCAAGGGGTCCGATCCAGTCTTCAGGACCAACAATCCAGGATTATCTGAATCGACCAAGGCCTACCTG GGAGGAGGTAaaggagcagctggagaagaagaagaagggctcCAAGGCTCTGGCTGAGTTTGAAGAAAAAATGAATGAG AATTggaagaaagaactagaaaaacataGAGAAAAATTATTAAGTGGAAATGAGAGCTCATCCAAAAAACGACAG aaaaagaaaaaagaaaagaagaaatctgGTAGG tattcatcttcttcttcatcgAGCTCTGATTCTTCCAGCAGTTCTTCAGATTCTGAAGATGAG gataaaaaacaaacaaaaagaaggaagaaaaagaagagccgTTGCCATAAGTCTCCGGAGACCTCGGCATCGGATTCCGACTCAGACAGCAAG GAtggttcaaaaaagaaaaagaagtcaaaggaagtaactgaaagagaaaag gACACTAAAGGACTCAGCAAAAAGAGAAAGATGTATGAAGATAAACCATTATCATCTGAGTCACTGTCAGAGTCAGACTGTGGAGAG GTGcaagcaaaaaagaagaaaagcggTGAAGAACGAGAGAGAACAACAGCAA GACAAAGccaaaaagagaaggaagcataA